A single region of the Montipora capricornis isolate CH-2021 chromosome 13, ASM3666992v2, whole genome shotgun sequence genome encodes:
- the LOC138029454 gene encoding uncharacterized protein: MARVAEVDRGNFVCAFHWHQLRTSNNICSCPLPTHSATLSGTPIPERLYRVFDEEGRKNIPSYRPGTKWCTSCRRNADKIFSQKDEYKRPKTRKRSTNEVQDCGSQTSPSKTIMKHTSSRTEDNNKSECKTKSGNILVNYKFCAMTIVCIVFVASKLRSNDNSHSLDNFAELVEKFQLALHRHYNTGGHSLYQSDELKSFCQTHCPHLYDILLSSITRVDGRSTQKNHTELQQQRVVVLLHTLAYFRYSILILIVQHEQIRSQKTCSFQKELSAFLDSHGTSRSGLNSGPVLGYGTSPRTTDRHKKTIQANCKQMTQMKVKEAIQVCNLETKVHKYR, translated from the exons ATGGCTCGAGTGGCGGAGGTTGACCGTGGAAATTTTGTGTGCGCGTTTCATTGGCATCAATTAAGAACAAGTAACAACATCTGTTCGTGCCCATTACctactcattcggcaactttgaGTGGTACCCCCATACCTGAGAGACTTTACAGAGttttcgacgaagaaggaagaaaaaacaTTCCATCCTATCGTCCAGGTACAAAGTGGTGCACCAGTTGCCGACGAAATGCTGATAAAATATTCTCGCAGAAGGACGAATATAAAAGACCAAAGACGAGAAAAAGG AGTACCAATGAAGTTCAGGACTGTGGATCACAAACATCACCATCAAAAACAATCATG AAGCACACATCGTCAAGAACAGAGGACAATAACAAATCAGAATGTAAAACAAAATCAGGTAACATTCTTGTGAACTACAAGTTCTGTGCTATGACAAttgtttgcattgtttttgtAGCAAGTAAACTTCGGTCTAATGATAACTCTCATTCTCTAGATAACTTCGCAGAGCTGGTGGAAAAATTCCAGCTAGCCCTCCACCGCCATTACAACACTGGAGGTCACTCTCTGTACCAATCAGATGAGTTGAAATCATTTTGTCAAACACACTGCCCACACCTTTATGATATACTCTTGAGTTCAATCACACGAGTTGATGGACGTTCCACCCAGAAAAATCACACAGAGTTGCAGCAACAGAGAGTAGTTGTACTCCTTCACACACTAGCATACTTTAGGTacagtattttaattttaatagtACAACACGAACAG ATAAGATCACAAAAGACATGCAGTTTTCAAAAGGAGCTTAGTGCTTTCCTCGATAGCCATGGAACCTCAAGATCTGGTTTGAACTCTGGCCCTGTGTTAGGGTATGGTACATCCCCTCGAACAACAGACCGCCATAAAAAAACAATCCaagcaaactgtaaacaaatgacgcagatgaaagtcaaagaagcaaTTCAGGTATGTAATCTGGAAACAAAAGTTCATAAATACCGGTAA